One window of Microtus pennsylvanicus isolate mMicPen1 chromosome X, mMicPen1.hap1, whole genome shotgun sequence genomic DNA carries:
- the Plxna3 gene encoding plexin-A3 isoform X5, with translation MPTVCLLPLLFSTIGGCLGSSRPFRTFVVTDTTLTHLTVHRVTGEVFVGAVNRVFKLAPNLTELRAHVTGPVEDNSRCYPPPSMRVCSHRLVPVDNVNKLLLIDYAARRLVACGSIWQGICQFLRLDDLFKLGEPHHRKEHYLSGAQEPDSMAGVIVEQGQGPSKLFVGTAVDGKSEYFPTLSSRKLIEDEDSADMFSLVYQDEFVSSQIKIPSDTLSLYPAFDIYYIYGFVSASFVYFLTLQLDTQQTLLDTAGEKFFTSKIVRMCSGDSEFYSYVEFPIGCSWHGVEYRLVQSAHLAKPGQLLAQALGVPADEDVLFTIFSQGQKNRASPPRQTILCLFTLSNINAHIRQRIQSCYRGEGTLALPWLLNKELPCINTPMQINGNFCGLVLNQPLGGLHVIEGLPLLADSTDGMASVAAYTYHQHSVVFIGTRSGNLKKVRVDGSQDAQLYETVSVVEGSPILRDLLFSPDHQHIYLLSEKQVSQLPVETCEQYLSCAACLGSGDPHCGWCVLQHRCCREGACSGASAPHGFAEELNKCVQVRVRPNNVSVTSPGVQLTIAMRNVPDLSAGVSCSFEEVTKREAILLPSGELRCPSPSLQELQTLTRGHGATHTVQLQLLSVETGVRFAGVDFVFYNCSALQSCMSCVGSPYPCHWCKYRHVCTSHPHECSFQEGRVHSSEGCPEILPRGDLLIPVGVMQPLTLRAKNLPQPQSGQKNYECVVRVQGRQHRVPAVRFNSSSVQCQNASYFYEGDEFGDTELDFSVVWDGDFPIDKPPSFRALLYKCWAQRPSCGLCLKADPRFNCGWCISEHKCQLRAHCPAPKSNWMHPSQKGARCSHPRVTQIHPLTGPKEGGTRVTIVGENLGLTFREVGLRVAGVRCNSIPTEYVSAERIVCEMEESLVPNPPSGPAELCVGDCSADFRTQSDQLYSFVTPTFDRVSPTRGPASGGTRLTISGTSLDAGSRVTVIVRDGECQFVRRDAEAIVCISPVSTLGPSQAPISLAIDHANISSPGVIYTYTQDPTVTHLEPTWSIINGSTAITVSGTHLLTVQEPRVRAKYRGIETTNTCQVINDTAMLCKAPGIFLGHPQPRAQGEHPDEFGFLLDHVQTARSLNRSSFTYYPDPIFEPLGPSGVLDVKPGSHVVLKGKNLIPAAAGSSRLNYTVLIGGQPCALTVSDTQLLCDSPSQTGRQPVMVLVGGLEFWLGTLHITADRALTLPAMVGLAAGGGLLLLAITAVLVAYKRKTQDADRTLKRLQLQMDNLESRVALECKEAFAELQTDINELTNHMDGVQIPFLDYRTYAVRVLFPGIEAHPVLKELDTPPNVEKALRLFGQLLHSRAFLLTFIHTLEAQSSFSMRDRGTVASLTMVALQSRLDYATGLLKQLLADLIEKNLESKNHPKLLLRRTESVAEKMLTNWFTFLLHKFLKECAGEPLFLLYCAIKQQMEKGPIDAITGEARYSLSEDKLIRQQIDYKTLTLHCVCPESEGSAQVPVKVLNCDSITQAKDKLLDTVYKGIPYSQRPKAEDMDLEWRQGRMARIILQDEDVTTKIECDWKRVNSLAHYQVTDGSLVALVPKQVSAYNMANSFTFTRSLSRYELAPCCQQPG, from the exons ATGCCCACTGTCTGCCTTCTCCCATTGCTATTCTCCACTATAGGAGGGTGCCTGGGTAGCAGCAGGCCCTTTCGTACCTTTGTGGTGACAGATACCACACTGACTCACCTGACTGTCCACCGAGTGACCGGGGAGGTATTTGTAGGTGCAGTGAACCGAGTTTTCAAGCTGGCTCCAAACCTGACTGAGCTACGGGCCCATGTTACAGGGCCCGTTGAGGACAATTCTCGTTGCTACCCACCCCCTAGCATGCGTGTGTGCTCCCATCGCCTGGTGCCTGTGGACAATGTGAACAAGCTGCTCCTCATAGACTATGCAGCCCGTCGTCTGGTAGCTTGTGGCAGTATCTGGCAGGGCATCTGCCAATTCCTGCGTCTGGATGATCTCTTCAAGTTGGGTGAGCCCCACCATCGCAAGGAGCATTACCTGTCAGGGGCCCAAGAGCCTGACTCCATGGCTGGTGTCATTGTTGAACAGGGCCAGGGGCCTAGCAAGCTGTTTGTGGGCACTGCAGTTGATGGCAAGTCTGAATACTTTCCCACCTTGAGTTCCCGTAAGCTCATCGAGGATGAAGACAGTGCAGATATGTTCAGTCTG GTGTACCAGGATGAGTTTGTCTCCTCTCAGATCAAGATTCCTTCAGACACACTTTCCCTGTACCCTGCCTTTGACATCTACTACATATATGGCTTTGTCAGTGCCTCGTTCGTGTACTTCTTAACACTGCAGCTGGACACCCAGCAGACGCTGCTGGATACAGCAGGCGAGAAATTCTTCACATCCAAGATTGTGCGCATGTGTTCAGGAGACTCAGAGTTCTACTCTTATGTAGAGTTTCCCATTGGCTGCTCCTGGCACGGTGTGGAGTACCGCTTAGTGCAGAGTGCCCACTTGGCCAAGCCTGGCCAGCTCCTGGCCCAGGCTTTGGGTGTGCCAGCCGATGAGGATGTCCTCTTCACCATCTTCTCTCAGGGCCAGAAGAACCGAGCCAGCCCACCTCGGCAGACCATCCTTTGCCTCTTCACTCTCAGCAACATCAATGCCCACATCCGGCAGCGAATCCAATCATGCTACCGTGGGGAGGGCACACTGGCCCTGCCCTGGCTGCTGAATAAGGAGCTGCCATGCATCAACACC CCCATGCAGATCAATGGAAACTTCTGTGGGTTAGTGCTGAATCAACCATTGGGTGGCCTACACGTGATTGAGGGGCTACCCCTGTTGGCCGACAGCACTGACGGCATGGCCAGTGTAGCTGCTTATACCTACCACCAGCACTCTGTGGTTTTCATCGGTACACGCAGTGGTAATCTGAAGAAG GTGCGGGTTGATGGCTCTCAGGATGCCCAGCTGTATGAGACGGTCTCTGTTGTAGAGGGCAGCCCCATACTCCGAGACCTGCTCTTTAGCCCTGACCAccagcacatctatctcctgAGTGAGAAGCAG GTGAGCCAACTCCCGGTGGAGACCTGTGAGCAGTATCTGAGCTGCGCTGCATGCCTGGGCTCAGGGGACCCACACTGTGGTTGGTGTGTGCTACAGCACAG GTGCTGCCGTGAAGGGGCCTGCTCAGGTGCCTCTGCTCCACATGGCTTTGCCGAGGAGCTGAACAAATGTGTACAGGTGCGGGTCCGGCCCAATAATGTGTCGGTGACATCCCCTGGAGTGCAG CTGACCATAGCCATGCGCAACGTGCCAGACCTTAGTGCGGGTGTGAGCTGTTCATTTGAGGAGGTGACTAAAAGAGAGGCTATTCTCCTGCCCTCTGGAGAGCTTCGTTGCCCTTCACCATCCCTCCAGGAGCTCCAGACACTTACCAGAGGGCATG GGGCCACTCATACTGTGCAGCTGCAGCTGCTCTCCGTGGAGACTGGTGTGAGGTTTGCTGGGGTTGACTTTGTCTTCTACAACTGCAGTGCCCTTCAGTC gTGCATGTCCTGTGTTGGCAGCCCTTACCCCTGCCACTGGTGTAAGTACCGCCATGTGTGTACCAGCCACCCACACGAGTGCTCCTTCCAGGAGGGCAGGGTCCACAGCTCTGAG GGATGTCCTGAGATCCTGCCTCGAGGAGACCTCTTGATCCCTGTGGGTGTGATGCAGCCTCTAACCCTGCGGGCTAAGAATCTGCCACAACCTCAGTCAGGCCAGAAGAATTATGAATGTGTAGTCCGTGTACAGGGGCGGCAGCATCGGGTACCTGCAGTGCGCTTTAACAGCAGCAGTGTGCAGTGCCAGAATGCTTCG tatttCTATGAAGGTGATGAGTTTGGTGACACCGAACTGGACTTCTCTGTGGTCTGGGATGGAGATTTCCCCATTGATAAGCCTCCCAGCTTCCGAG CCCTTCTTTACAAGTGCTGGGCTCAGAGGCCTAGTTGTGGCCTCTGCCTCAAAGCTGATCCCCGCTTCAACTGTGGCTGGTGCATCTCGGAGCACAAGTGCCAACTGAGGGCTCACTGCCCAGCTCCCAAGAGCAACTGGATGCACCCAAGCCAGAAGGGTGCCCGATGCAGCCATCCGCGAGTCACCCAG ATCCACCCACTCACAGGACCCAAGGAAGGTGGCACCCGGGTCACCATTGTGGGTGAGAACTTGGGCCTCACTTTCCGTGAGGTTGGCCTGCGAGTAGCTGGTGTACGTTGTAACTCCATCCCCACTGAATATGTTAGTGCTGAAAG GATTGTATGTGAGATGGAGGAATCACTGGTGCCCAACCCACCATCTGGGCCTGCTGAGCTCTGTGTAGGTGACTGTTCAGCTGACTTTCGCACACAGTCGGATCAGCTCTACAGCTTTGTG ACCCCAACATTTGACCGTGTGAGTCCTACTCGGGGCCCAGCTTCTGGGGGCACTCGGCTCACCATCTCTGGAACTTCTCTGGATGCTGGCAGCAGGGTCACGGTGATTGTAAGAGATGGCGAGTGCCAATTTGTGAG GAGAGATGCCGAGGCAATCGTGTGTATCTCACCTGTCTCCACCCTGGGCCCAAGTCAGGCCCCTATCAGCCTTGCCATTGACCATGCCAACATCTCCAGCCCTGGAGTCATCTATACCTACACCCAGGACCCCACTGTCACACACCTTGAGCCAACCTGGAGCATCATCAA TGGAAGTACTGCCATCACTGTGAGTGGGACCCATCTGCTGACAGTGCAAGAACCCCGTGTACGGGCAAAGTACCGTGGTATTGAGACCACTAAT ACATGCCAGGTGATCAATGACACTGCAATGTTATGTAAGGCCCCTGGCATCTTCCTTGGGCACCCTCAGCCTCGGGCCCAAGGCGAGCACCCTGATGAGTTTGGCTTCTTGCTGGATCATGTGCAGACAGCTCGATCCCTCAACCGTTCTTCCTTCACCTACTATCCCGATCCCATCTTTGAACCACTTGGGCCATCTGGTGTGCTAGATGTCAAACCTGGCTCCCATGTTGTATTGAAG GGCAAGAACCTGATCCCTGCTGCAGCTGGCAGCTCCCGCCTCAACTATACAGTGCTGATTGGAGGACAGCCATGTGCACTAACTGTTTCAGATACTCAACTTCTGTGTGATTCCCCTAGCCAGACAGGCCGGCAACCAGTCATG GTGCTGGTGGGCGGCTTGGAGTTCTGGTTGGGCACCCTGCACATCACTGCTGATCGGGCACTAACTTTACCAGCTATGGTGGGGCTGGCAGCAGGGGGTGGGCTCTTGCTGCTGGCCATCACTGCTGTGCTGGTTGCCTACAAGCGAAAGACTCAAGATGCAGACCGAACACTAAAGCGGCTCCAGCTACAGATGGACAACCTGGAATCTCGTGTGGCGTTGGAGTGCAAAGAAG CTTTTGCTGAGCTACAGACAGATATCAATGAACTGACAAACCACATGGATGGTGTGCAGATTCCCTTCTTGGACTATCGGACCTATGCCGTGCGGGTGCTTTTCCCTGGCATTGAGGCCCACCCAGTGCTCAAGGAGCTGGAT ACTCCCCCCAACGTGGAGAAGGCCCTACGCTTGTTTGGGCAGCTGCTGCACAGCCGTGCCTTCCTGCTCACCTTCATCCACACTTTGGAGGCCCAGAGCAGTTTCTCTATGCGTGACCGTGGCACTGTAGCATCCCTCACCATGGTGGCTCTGCAGAGCCGGCTTGACTATGCCACTGGACTACTCAAGCAACTGCTGGCTGACCTCATAGAGAAAAACCTGGAGAGCAAGAACCACCCAAAGCTGCTATTGCGCAG GACAGAGTCAGTGGCTGAGAAGATGCTCACCAACTGGTTTACATTCCTGCTGCATAAGTTCCTGAAG GAGTGTGCCGGGGAGCCACTTTTCCTGCTGTACTGTGCCATTAAGCAACAGATGGAGAAAGGTCCCATTGATGCCATAACAGGCGAGGCCCGCTACTCCTTAAGTGAGGATAAACTCATCCGGCAGCAGATTGACTACAAGACCCTG ACTCTTCATTGTGTGTGCCCGGAGAGCGAGGGCAGTGCTCAGGTCCCTGTGAAGGTTCTCAACTGTGACAGCATCACCCAGGCCAAAGACAAGCTGTTGGATACTGTGTACAAGGGTATCCCATACTCTCAGCGCCCCAAAGCTGAGGACATGGACTTGG AATGGCGCCAGGGCCGCATGGCCCGAATTATCCTTCAAGATGAGGATGTCACTACAAAGATAGAGTGTGACTGGAAGAGGGTCAACTCACTGGCCCACTACCAG GTGACAGATGGTTCCTTAGTAGCCCTGGTGCCCAAACAAGTGTCTGCCTATAACATGGCCAACTCCTTCACCTTCACCCGTTCACTCAGTCGCTACG AGCTTGCTCCGTGCTGCCAGCAGCCCGGATAG